Within the Pseudomonas chlororaphis subsp. aurantiaca genome, the region GCGCTGTAGCCGGGCGCCTTGGGAGGTGAGACATGAGCGAATATCCGTCATTGCAGATGACCCTGCGCAACCGCCAGGCCGCCGGGCAAGGGCTGGTTGCGCCGTTGCAGAAATACAGTCGCCGGCCCGAGGTGATCGTGCTGGCGTTGCCCCGGGGCGGGGTGCCGGTGGCCTGGGAAATCGCCCGGGCCCTGGAGGTGCGGCTGGACCTGATGCTGGTGCGCAAGCTCGGCGTGCCCGGCCATGAAGAACTGGCGATGGGCGCCATCGCCAGCGGCGGCATTCGTATCCTCAATCAGGACGTCCTGAGCGGCCATCACCTCGGTGATGCCGCGCTGCAAGCGGTGACCGTACGGGAAACCCAGGAGTTGCAGCGCCGCGAGCGGGTCTACCGCGGCGACCGGGCCGTGCCCGACCTGCGTGGCCAGGTGGTGATCCTGGTGGACGACGGGCTGGCCACTGGTGCCTCGATGCACGCCGCGGTACAGGCCACGCGCCTGCAGCACCCGGCGCGGATAG harbors:
- a CDS encoding phosphoribosyltransferase; this translates as MSEYPSLQMTLRNRQAAGQGLVAPLQKYSRRPEVIVLALPRGGVPVAWEIARALEVRLDLMLVRKLGVPGHEELAMGAIASGGIRILNQDVLSGHHLGDAALQAVTVRETQELQRRERVYRGDRAVPDLRGQVVILVDDGLATGASMHAAVQATRLQHPARIVVAVPLAPQETVDTLSFEVDELICPITPLWFVSIGNGYADFAQTSDEEVIELLQRAWQRPCESAAA